A section of the Fibrobacter sp. UWR4 genome encodes:
- the nusA gene encoding transcription termination factor NusA, which produces MKNEPKVNLVEVLKGVVEAKDMEDTAVIDALKEALITAARKYLHIEKKIEVDFDMETNEVHVYLRVAVVDDYPDYDPNMTADEVEELDKGYMLVDEARDFNEDAQPGDFLEMEIPIAAFGRQAIQTAKQLLNQQIRDAERQKIMDTYRSRIGSMVSGEVIRLEQRNIIVRLGKTEAMIPPREQISRERWAQGNSIKAVIARVEESSKNGAQVILSRANGDFLKELFRQEVPEIYENTVEIKGVAREPGFRAKIAVYSRDEKIDPVGACVGMKGARVQTIVRELGNERIDIVQWNPDLDVFIQRALAPANVVKLMHVPETLRTVVIISDENLALAIGKNGQNVKLAAELVKRNLDVFGEKEWSEKDDEAKAKVMAPSAADLGHANNARRAH; this is translated from the coding sequence ATGAAGAACGAACCGAAAGTTAATTTGGTCGAAGTGCTGAAGGGCGTTGTCGAAGCCAAGGATATGGAAGACACCGCTGTAATTGACGCTCTCAAGGAAGCTTTGATTACCGCTGCTCGCAAGTACCTGCACATCGAAAAGAAGATCGAAGTTGATTTCGATATGGAAACCAACGAAGTCCACGTCTACCTGCGTGTGGCTGTGGTGGATGACTATCCCGATTACGATCCGAACATGACCGCTGACGAAGTGGAAGAACTGGACAAGGGTTACATGCTGGTCGATGAAGCCCGTGACTTCAACGAAGATGCTCAGCCCGGTGACTTCCTTGAAATGGAAATTCCTATTGCTGCATTTGGCCGTCAGGCTATCCAGACTGCAAAGCAGCTGTTGAACCAGCAGATCCGCGACGCAGAACGTCAGAAGATCATGGACACCTACCGCAGCCGTATCGGTTCTATGGTGAGCGGCGAAGTGATCCGTTTGGAACAACGTAATATTATCGTTCGCCTCGGTAAGACCGAAGCGATGATTCCGCCCCGTGAACAGATTAGCCGCGAACGTTGGGCTCAGGGTAATTCCATCAAGGCTGTGATCGCCCGCGTGGAAGAATCTTCCAAGAACGGCGCCCAGGTGATCCTGTCCCGCGCAAATGGCGACTTCCTCAAGGAACTGTTCCGTCAGGAAGTTCCCGAAATTTATGAAAACACTGTGGAAATCAAGGGTGTGGCTCGTGAACCTGGTTTCCGTGCAAAGATTGCCGTTTACTCTCGTGACGAAAAGATCGACCCCGTTGGCGCATGCGTCGGTATGAAGGGTGCTCGTGTTCAGACGATCGTCCGCGAACTGGGTAACGAACGTATCGATATCGTCCAGTGGAATCCGGACCTGGATGTGTTCATCCAGCGTGCTCTCGCTCCGGCAAATGTGGTCAAGCTCATGCACGTTCCCGAAACCCTCCGTACTGTGGTGATCATCAGCGACGAAAACCTGGCTCTTGCTATCGGTAAGAATGGCCAGAACGTGAAGCTCGCTGCTGAACTCGTAAAGCGCAACCTGGACGTTTTCGGTGAAAAGGAATGGTCCGAAAAGGATGACGAAGCCAAGGCTAAGGTGATGGCTCCCTCCGCTGCTGACCTCGGTCATGCAAATAACGCTCGCAGGGCTCACTAA
- the rimP gene encoding ribosome maturation factor RimP, which produces MANAKLDSLIEEACEAVGVTLVEQDMFRAGKRKTLRLYIDKPEGVTIDDCSAVSRHLSDALDLDPEIIEGAYTLEVSSPGLDRPLKSVADFTRNKGRLIRVTRSTGKPVVGTLVDADEENLTLTIKGNPENVVVPRSEVLVAKVDVQI; this is translated from the coding sequence TTGGCTAACGCAAAGTTGGATTCACTGATTGAAGAGGCTTGTGAGGCTGTGGGTGTCACCTTGGTGGAACAGGATATGTTCCGCGCCGGAAAGCGTAAGACGCTGCGTCTTTATATCGACAAGCCGGAAGGTGTGACTATTGATGATTGCTCTGCCGTGAGCCGTCATCTGTCCGACGCTCTGGACCTGGATCCCGAAATTATTGAAGGGGCTTACACTCTGGAAGTGTCTTCCCCGGGGTTGGACCGCCCCCTGAAGTCGGTTGCTGATTTTACCCGCAACAAGGGTCGCCTGATTCGAGTGACCCGCAGTACCGGTAAGCCTGTTGTTGGCACCCTGGTCGATGCGGACGAAGAAAATTTGACGCTTACCATTAAGGGCAATCCCGAGAACGTCGTCGTTCCTCGTAGCGAAGTGCTGGTAGCGAAAGTGGATGTACAAATCTAA